In one Spirosoma rigui genomic region, the following are encoded:
- the gldB gene encoding gliding motility lipoprotein GldB, whose amino-acid sequence MRLTMALVGLFCSFLLVSCGGHEDLAIQRLDQQLFAAKSATAVQSLLNQNPALAQLYFNANGAGNDTALVRELTNRVTNPALDEFNKQVQAEFGDLTDLNNQLSEAFASIKKDFPDFRTPKVVTVVSGFMGPDLVVNDSLIVIGLDYFAGPKAKFRPQGPQYPQYILRRYQKEYIVPAIVFALSDKYNATNRADQTMLADMVYYGKGYVFTKTMLPDVADSLIIGYSDRQLTETFNAQDIVWGHFIDNQLIYQTNPAIKGRYLNERPFTAEIGQRCPGAIGRWVGWRIVGRYHDEHDDVTITDLMRNSDARQIFEQSGYKGQKE is encoded by the coding sequence ATGCGACTAACCATGGCCCTTGTCGGGCTTTTTTGTTCTTTTTTACTGGTTTCGTGCGGTGGACACGAGGATTTGGCGATTCAGCGGCTCGACCAGCAACTGTTTGCCGCTAAGTCGGCTACGGCTGTCCAGTCGCTCCTGAACCAGAACCCCGCTCTGGCTCAATTGTACTTTAACGCGAATGGAGCCGGAAATGATACGGCCCTTGTCCGCGAATTGACCAACCGGGTGACCAACCCCGCACTCGACGAATTCAATAAGCAGGTTCAGGCCGAGTTTGGCGACCTTACTGACCTGAATAATCAACTGTCGGAAGCCTTCGCTTCCATCAAAAAAGACTTCCCAGACTTCCGAACACCAAAGGTGGTAACGGTTGTGTCGGGTTTCATGGGACCGGATCTGGTCGTCAATGACAGCCTGATCGTTATCGGTCTCGATTACTTCGCTGGTCCGAAAGCAAAATTCCGCCCGCAGGGCCCACAATATCCACAGTACATTTTACGACGATACCAGAAAGAGTACATCGTGCCGGCCATCGTCTTCGCGCTTTCCGATAAATATAATGCCACGAACCGCGCCGACCAGACCATGCTGGCCGATATGGTCTACTACGGTAAAGGCTACGTGTTCACCAAAACGATGCTTCCCGATGTGGCGGATAGTCTGATCATCGGATACTCAGACAGACAACTGACCGAAACGTTTAACGCGCAGGACATTGTTTGGGGGCATTTTATTGATAATCAGCTAATCTACCAAACAAATCCCGCTATAAAAGGGCGATATTTGAATGAACGTCCTTTTACGGCCGAGATCGGTCAACGGTGCCCCGGTGCTATTGGTCGTTGGGTGGGGTGGCGAATCGTGGGTCGGTATCACGACGAACACGACGACGTGACCATCACCGATCTGATGCGCAATAGCGACGCCCGGCAGATCTTTGAACAGTCGGGCTATAAAGGACAGAAAGAGTAA
- a CDS encoding porin family protein, with amino-acid sequence MKKVAGISLILTLLAIVSVYAQSSVSRPKAYRPKASFSKESDSRFRKILGDDYNERDQNQKDYADDRKRRRRRQQTDDSYNGTGPDYARPNHLIEMSIRFAPSLNLNTAEGIGTYAGFQNNGAGVRMSVGPTLDYFFFKDRYAFSTGLWYTIKRSGFQMPGSFGETRFIAGLPYKEATYNLQYLQVPATVKLFANNIAPGIRLYVQTGGLLSLKLAEKPLQTERNALYMAQSGGNRRQYGFGDIELLLGTGVQYKINQTNAFNMGVSYQRGLINVARDNQLVSRNRIVSLDLGFKF; translated from the coding sequence ATGAAAAAAGTTGCAGGGATCAGCCTGATTTTGACGTTACTGGCCATTGTGTCCGTTTACGCCCAATCCAGTGTAAGCCGTCCCAAAGCCTACCGACCCAAAGCATCGTTCTCAAAAGAGTCGGACAGCCGGTTTCGCAAAATCCTCGGCGACGATTATAACGAGCGTGATCAGAACCAGAAAGACTATGCCGATGACCGTAAACGTCGGCGCCGTCGGCAGCAAACCGATGATTCGTATAACGGTACCGGCCCCGACTACGCCCGCCCTAATCACCTCATTGAAATGAGCATTCGGTTTGCTCCCTCTCTCAACCTGAACACGGCCGAAGGCATTGGTACCTACGCTGGTTTTCAGAACAACGGCGCAGGGGTTCGGATGAGTGTGGGCCCAACGCTGGATTATTTTTTCTTTAAAGACCGCTACGCGTTCAGCACTGGCCTCTGGTATACCATCAAACGATCCGGTTTTCAAATGCCCGGCTCCTTCGGCGAAACCCGATTCATTGCGGGTCTCCCCTACAAGGAAGCTACCTACAACCTACAGTATCTGCAGGTGCCGGCAACGGTGAAGTTGTTCGCCAACAATATCGCGCCCGGTATTCGGCTTTACGTGCAGACGGGCGGGCTGCTGAGCCTGAAGCTGGCCGAAAAACCGCTGCAAACCGAACGCAACGCGCTCTACATGGCCCAAAGTGGTGGCAACCGACGGCAATACGGTTTTGGCGACATTGAACTGCTGCTTGGTACGGGGGTACAATACAAGATCAACCAGACCAACGCGTTTAATATGGGCGTGAGTTACCAGCGGGGATTGATCAACGTAGCACGCGACAACCAACTGGTCTCCCGCAACCGAATCGTCAGCCTTGACCTGGGCTTCAAGTTCTAA
- the hisF gene encoding imidazole glycerol phosphate synthase subunit HisF: protein MLTKRIIPCLDIKDGRTVKGTNFINLRDAGDPVALAAIYAEQGADELVFLDITATVDERKTLIDLVRNVAHTINIPFTVGGGISSVADVSALLNAGADKISINSSAVRTPALINELALEFGSQCIVVAIDTRYIPSTGEGQSEHIVHTHGGRKPTELRTLAWAKEIEERGAGEILLTSMDTDGTKAGFAIELTAQISASANIPVIASGGAGTMDHFVDVFTTGQADAGLAASIFHFKEIEIPALKGYLRSKGIEMRV from the coding sequence ATGCTGACTAAACGCATCATTCCCTGCCTCGACATTAAAGATGGGCGTACGGTAAAGGGAACAAATTTCATTAACCTGCGCGATGCCGGCGATCCGGTCGCGCTGGCCGCCATCTACGCCGAGCAGGGAGCCGACGAACTGGTTTTCCTGGATATAACCGCTACTGTCGACGAGCGCAAAACACTGATCGACCTCGTTCGGAACGTTGCCCACACCATCAATATTCCGTTTACGGTCGGCGGTGGCATCTCGTCGGTCGCCGACGTATCGGCTTTGCTCAACGCGGGGGCCGACAAAATATCGATCAACTCATCGGCAGTGCGTACTCCGGCCCTGATCAACGAACTGGCGCTGGAATTTGGCAGCCAGTGCATTGTGGTGGCGATCGATACGCGCTACATTCCCTCAACCGGGGAGGGGCAGAGCGAGCACATCGTGCATACCCACGGCGGACGCAAACCAACCGAACTGCGCACCCTGGCCTGGGCGAAGGAAATAGAAGAGCGGGGGGCGGGCGAAATATTGCTGACGTCTATGGATACCGACGGCACTAAAGCGGGTTTTGCCATCGAGCTGACGGCTCAGATTTCGGCTTCGGCTAATATCCCCGTCATTGCTTCGGGCGGAGCCGGAACGATGGATCACTTCGTCGATGTGTTCACGACCGGCCAGGCCGATGCCGGGTTGGCAGCTAGTATCTTCCACTTCAAGGAGATTGAAATTCCGGCGCTGAAAGGCTACCTCCGCAGCAAGGGTATTGAAATGCGGGTATAA
- a CDS encoding GNAT family N-acetyltransferase: MSNDYTIDTDKARLNVPMIQQFLSQDSYWAQNVPLDVVKRSIENSLCFGVYQNEKQVGFARVITDQATFAYLADVFILPEHRGKGLSKQLIETISNWPSLQGLRRWVLATRDAHTLYEQFGFTALDKPEIFMQRKLIERY; this comes from the coding sequence ATGAGTAATGACTATACCATCGATACGGACAAGGCAAGGCTGAATGTCCCTATGATTCAGCAGTTTCTGAGTCAAGACTCCTACTGGGCGCAGAATGTGCCGCTCGACGTAGTAAAGCGATCAATCGAAAACTCGCTTTGCTTTGGTGTTTACCAGAATGAAAAACAGGTTGGCTTTGCCCGGGTCATTACCGATCAGGCTACGTTCGCGTACCTCGCCGACGTGTTCATCCTGCCCGAACACCGGGGAAAAGGACTTTCCAAACAACTGATTGAGACGATCTCGAACTGGCCGTCGTTGCAGGGGCTGCGTCGGTGGGTGCTGGCCACGCGCGATGCCCATACCCTCTACGAACAGTTCGGCTTCACCGCCCTCGACAAACCCGAAATTTTCATGCAGCGTAAGCTGATCGAACGTTATTAA
- the hisA gene encoding 1-(5-phosphoribosyl)-5-[(5-phosphoribosylamino)methylideneamino]imidazole-4-carboxamide isomerase gives MHIIPAIDLIDGKAVRLTQGDYRQKKEYNARPLEVAQQFEDAGLTRLHLVDLDGAREKRVINWKVLELIASKTSLHVDFGGGVQSDDDLRMVFECGAKQVTGGSIAIKQPDVMERWLSQFGPEKIILGADAKNEKIAVSGWEEGTDVWIYDFLEKWVDTGVRYIISTDVAKDGLLQGPSFDLYRNLQDRFPDLNIIASGGVSNMSDIEMLADMNIYGVIVGKAIYEGRVTLKELYAIQSA, from the coding sequence ATGCATATCATACCCGCAATCGACCTCATCGACGGTAAAGCTGTTCGGCTCACGCAGGGCGACTACCGCCAGAAAAAAGAATACAATGCCCGCCCGCTGGAAGTAGCCCAGCAATTTGAGGATGCCGGCCTGACCCGTTTGCACCTGGTCGACCTCGACGGTGCCCGTGAGAAGCGCGTGATTAACTGGAAGGTGCTCGAACTGATTGCTTCCAAAACCAGCCTGCACGTCGACTTTGGCGGTGGCGTACAGTCGGATGACGATTTACGGATGGTGTTCGAGTGTGGCGCTAAACAGGTGACGGGCGGTAGCATTGCCATCAAACAGCCCGACGTAATGGAGCGCTGGCTCTCGCAGTTCGGTCCCGAAAAGATCATTCTCGGTGCCGATGCTAAAAACGAGAAAATTGCCGTTAGCGGCTGGGAGGAAGGGACCGACGTGTGGATCTATGACTTTCTGGAGAAGTGGGTCGATACGGGTGTTCGCTATATCATTAGCACCGACGTCGCCAAGGACGGGCTGCTGCAAGGGCCATCCTTCGATCTGTATCGCAACCTGCAGGACCGTTTTCCTGACCTGAACATTATTGCCAGCGGGGGCGTCAGCAACATGAGCGACATCGAAATGCTGGCCGACATGAACATCTATGGCGTCATTGTAGGCAAAGCCATTTACGAAGGCCGGGTAACGTTGAAGGAATTATATGCTATTCAGAGTGCCTAG
- the hisH gene encoding imidazole glycerol phosphate synthase subunit HisH, with protein sequence MKTVIIKYNAGNVQSVMYALERLGAGYLLTDDEADIRSADKVIFPGVGEASTAMAYLRQRGLDKIIPSLKQPVLGTCVGMQLMCRHSEENNTNCMGIFDIDVRRFPANATLGETRLKVPHTGWNSIHDLRGPLTAGLTENAYVYFVHSYAADVCDYTTATCDYVRPFSAMLHRDNFYAAQFHAEISGDAGQRILENFLNL encoded by the coding sequence ATGAAAACTGTTATCATCAAGTACAACGCGGGGAACGTACAATCGGTGATGTACGCGCTGGAGCGGCTCGGTGCCGGGTATCTGCTCACCGACGACGAGGCCGACATTCGCTCGGCCGACAAAGTTATCTTTCCCGGCGTGGGCGAGGCCAGTACGGCTATGGCCTATTTACGCCAGCGTGGACTGGACAAGATCATTCCTTCGCTGAAACAGCCTGTCTTGGGTACCTGTGTGGGTATGCAGCTGATGTGCCGCCATTCGGAAGAGAATAATACCAACTGCATGGGTATCTTCGATATCGATGTACGGCGGTTTCCGGCCAACGCTACGCTCGGTGAAACCCGGCTCAAAGTACCCCATACCGGCTGGAACAGCATTCACGACCTGCGCGGACCGCTAACGGCGGGCCTGACTGAGAATGCATATGTCTATTTTGTGCATAGCTATGCCGCCGATGTCTGCGACTATACCACCGCCACCTGCGACTACGTAAGGCCGTTCAGCGCCATGCTCCATCGCGACAATTTTTACGCGGCCCAGTTCCACGCCGAAATCAGCGGTGACGCGGGACAGCGAATTCTGGAGAACTTTCTAAATCTGTAA
- a CDS encoding DUF72 domain-containing protein, producing the protein MDFGKTHNLDVVNFTLPPGAPSNARIWAAVEPTSRPQVFIGGPVWANKDYVGKVYPSTAKERDFLHYYTRQFNTIELNLTHYQIPTAGMIEKWRSEATDGFTYCPKFPQIISHERQLVACEALTEEFVNAVLGLEEYLGMTFLQLPPSFGPDKWPVLEAYLKSLPDELDVAVEFRHPDWFKPATGMQTLEGLFALRRHTVITDVAGRRDVLHMGLSSPVLTLRFAANEGHPTDYTRTDAWVQRLKTWFEKGLQTAYLFIHGGGDNDTAPELILYWTRELNKHCGLNLREPVLQPKVVQGSLF; encoded by the coding sequence ATGGACTTCGGTAAAACACACAACCTCGACGTAGTTAACTTCACTTTGCCACCCGGCGCGCCGTCCAATGCGCGGATCTGGGCGGCTGTTGAACCTACGTCCCGCCCCCAGGTATTTATTGGCGGACCCGTGTGGGCCAATAAGGATTACGTGGGTAAAGTGTACCCTTCTACCGCCAAGGAGCGTGACTTCCTGCATTACTATACCCGGCAGTTCAACACCATTGAACTGAATTTGACCCATTATCAGATTCCTACGGCGGGGATGATCGAAAAGTGGCGGAGCGAAGCTACCGATGGATTTACCTACTGCCCTAAGTTTCCACAGATCATTAGCCACGAACGCCAGCTTGTTGCCTGCGAAGCGCTGACGGAAGAATTTGTCAATGCTGTTCTGGGACTGGAAGAATACCTGGGTATGACGTTTCTACAACTGCCGCCATCGTTCGGACCGGATAAATGGCCGGTGTTGGAAGCCTATCTCAAAAGCTTGCCCGATGAGTTGGACGTAGCTGTCGAATTCCGGCACCCCGACTGGTTCAAACCTGCTACGGGTATGCAAACGCTGGAAGGCTTGTTTGCCTTGCGTCGGCACACGGTCATTACCGATGTAGCCGGTCGGCGGGATGTGTTACACATGGGCCTGAGCAGCCCCGTGCTTACACTCCGGTTTGCAGCCAACGAAGGGCACCCTACTGATTATACCCGAACGGATGCCTGGGTACAAAGGCTCAAAACGTGGTTTGAAAAGGGCCTGCAAACGGCTTATCTATTCATCCATGGCGGGGGTGACAATGATACGGCACCCGAGTTGATCCTCTACTGGACCCGCGAACTTAACAAGCACTGCGGCCTGAATCTGCGCGAACCTGTATTGCAGCCTAAAGTAGTGCAGGGAAGTTTGTTTTGA
- a CDS encoding valine--tRNA ligase → MISKTYAPQEIEAKWYQYWLDNQFFKSTPDEREPYTVVIPPPNVTGVLHMGHMLNNTIQDVLVRKARMEGKNACWVPGTDHASIATEAKVVAMLAERGISKKDLTRDEFLAYAWEWKEKYGGIILSQLRKIGASCDWDRTRFTMEPVLYDAVIDTFVDLYEKGLIYRGVRMVNWDPQGKTAVSDEEVITKEVQQKLVYINYAIAGQPNSFITIATVRPETIMADAAIAVNPNDERYKHLHGKKAIIPLINREIPIITDEYVTMDFGTGGLKVTPAHDPNDYALGIKHNLPVLDILNDDGTLNEKAQILVGQDRFAARKAIIKLLDEAGNLEKAEDYKSNVGFSERTNAVIEPKLSLQWFLKMEELAKPALENVMDDTIQLYPPKFKNMYRSWMENVHDWCISRQLWWGQRIPAFYMQDGTIIVARNKHEALEKVQHEKLLFAMTEADLTQDEDVLDTWFSSWLWPMSVFLPSGDPNDPKAGPNDLDYYYPTNDLVTAPEILFFWVARMIIAGYEYKGEAPFKNVYLTGIVRDKLGRKMSKSLGNSPDPLDLIDQYGADGVRTGMLFSSPAGNDLPFDEKLVEQGRNFSNKIWNAFRLVKGWTIREGETEIAEQQAAGLPLKWFEAKLNATLTQIEDDFSKFRISDALQAIYKLIWDDFCSQYLELIKPAFDTTTGTAQPIDRATYEATINFFERLMCLAHPFMPFITEEIWQEIRERKPGDSICIAPFPQPGAIDSQILTSFDTLFEVISNVRNIRNAKQISPKTALPLAIKTNQPQAFHTLETLIQKMANVSAISYVDEKTGGLSFLIKADEFFVDIAGEIDVEQELEATRKDLEYQIGFRESTLKKLSNERFVANAKPDVVDRERQKLADAEAKIQALEQRLQDLSL, encoded by the coding sequence ATGATCTCAAAGACATACGCACCCCAGGAAATTGAGGCTAAATGGTATCAGTATTGGCTCGATAACCAGTTTTTCAAGTCGACACCCGACGAGCGCGAGCCGTATACCGTCGTCATTCCGCCCCCCAACGTAACGGGCGTGTTGCACATGGGCCATATGCTCAACAACACGATTCAGGACGTACTAGTCCGTAAAGCCCGCATGGAAGGCAAAAACGCGTGCTGGGTTCCGGGTACCGACCACGCCAGTATTGCCACGGAAGCCAAGGTCGTTGCTATGCTGGCCGAACGGGGTATTAGCAAGAAAGACCTGACACGCGACGAGTTTCTGGCGTATGCCTGGGAGTGGAAAGAGAAATACGGCGGTATCATCCTGTCGCAACTTCGCAAGATCGGTGCCTCCTGCGACTGGGACCGTACGCGCTTCACGATGGAGCCCGTATTGTATGATGCGGTCATCGATACTTTTGTTGATCTCTATGAGAAAGGACTGATCTACCGGGGGGTCCGGATGGTTAACTGGGACCCGCAGGGCAAAACGGCCGTGTCGGACGAAGAGGTTATTACCAAAGAGGTTCAGCAAAAACTGGTGTACATCAACTACGCCATTGCCGGACAACCCAACTCTTTTATCACAATTGCTACGGTCCGGCCCGAAACGATCATGGCCGATGCCGCCATCGCGGTTAATCCCAACGACGAGCGGTACAAGCACCTGCACGGCAAAAAAGCCATTATCCCCCTCATCAACCGCGAGATTCCAATTATCACGGATGAGTACGTAACGATGGACTTTGGAACGGGCGGCCTGAAAGTAACGCCCGCCCACGACCCCAACGACTATGCCTTGGGCATTAAGCACAACCTGCCCGTACTGGACATTCTGAACGACGACGGTACCCTGAACGAGAAAGCGCAGATCTTGGTTGGCCAAGACCGGTTTGCGGCCCGTAAAGCCATCATCAAGCTGCTCGACGAAGCGGGTAATCTGGAGAAAGCCGAGGATTATAAATCGAACGTAGGTTTTTCGGAACGTACCAATGCTGTCATCGAGCCGAAGCTGTCGCTGCAGTGGTTTCTGAAAATGGAAGAGCTGGCTAAACCGGCGCTGGAAAATGTAATGGATGATACCATTCAGCTCTACCCGCCCAAGTTCAAGAATATGTACCGTTCCTGGATGGAGAACGTACACGACTGGTGCATTAGCCGCCAGTTGTGGTGGGGTCAGCGTATTCCGGCCTTTTACATGCAGGACGGAACGATCATCGTTGCCCGCAACAAGCACGAAGCTCTGGAAAAAGTGCAGCACGAGAAATTGCTGTTTGCCATGACCGAGGCCGACCTGACGCAGGACGAAGACGTACTGGACACCTGGTTCTCGTCGTGGCTGTGGCCCATGTCGGTATTCCTGCCTTCGGGCGACCCCAACGACCCAAAGGCTGGACCCAACGATCTCGACTACTATTACCCTACCAACGACCTGGTTACCGCGCCGGAAATCCTGTTTTTCTGGGTGGCCCGGATGATCATTGCCGGTTATGAATACAAGGGCGAAGCGCCGTTTAAAAACGTATACCTGACCGGTATTGTGCGCGATAAACTGGGCCGTAAAATGTCCAAGTCGCTGGGTAACTCGCCCGATCCGCTCGACCTCATCGACCAATACGGAGCCGACGGCGTCCGTACGGGTATGCTGTTCAGCTCGCCCGCCGGTAACGACCTGCCCTTCGACGAAAAGCTGGTGGAGCAGGGCCGTAACTTCAGCAACAAAATTTGGAATGCTTTCCGGCTGGTAAAAGGCTGGACAATCCGGGAAGGAGAAACAGAAATTGCAGAGCAGCAAGCAGCTGGTTTACCATTAAAATGGTTCGAGGCCAAGCTAAACGCCACGCTCACGCAGATCGAGGATGATTTCAGCAAGTTCCGTATCTCCGATGCCCTACAGGCGATTTACAAGTTGATCTGGGACGATTTCTGTTCGCAGTATCTCGAACTGATCAAACCCGCGTTCGACACGACCACCGGCACGGCACAGCCCATCGACCGGGCGACTTACGAGGCAACGATCAACTTCTTCGAGCGACTGATGTGCCTGGCTCACCCGTTTATGCCGTTTATTACGGAAGAGATCTGGCAGGAAATTCGGGAGCGTAAACCTGGTGACAGTATCTGCATTGCTCCGTTCCCGCAGCCGGGGGCTATCGATTCTCAGATTCTGACCAGCTTCGATACGCTGTTCGAGGTTATTTCCAACGTGCGGAACATCCGGAACGCTAAGCAAATTTCGCCCAAAACGGCCTTGCCGCTGGCTATCAAAACCAACCAGCCACAGGCGTTTCATACCCTCGAAACGCTGATTCAGAAAATGGCAAACGTTTCGGCTATCAGCTACGTCGATGAGAAAACGGGCGGCCTGTCTTTCCTGATCAAAGCTGACGAATTCTTTGTCGACATTGCTGGCGAGATCGACGTGGAGCAGGAACTGGAGGCCACCCGCAAGGATTTGGAATACCAGATTGGTTTCCGGGAATCGACGTTGAAAAAACTTTCCAACGAGCGATTTGTTGCTAATGCTAAACCGGATGTAGTTGATCGGGAGCGTCAGAAACTTGCCGACGCTGAAGCAAAAATTCAAGCCCTGGAGCAGCGATTGCAGGACCTGTCGCTGTAA
- a CDS encoding D-glycero-alpha-D-manno-heptose-1,7-bisphosphate 7-phosphatase yields the protein MNKCIFLDRDGVLNEDRTDYVYRVEDFIIPDGVPEALRILKEAGYLLIVITNQAGIAKGLYTRDDVMACYNYLQEQCGHVIDDIYYSPHHPAYDSHSLTRKPDSLLLEKAMAKYNILPNESWMIGDALRDMQAGKRVGVRTVRIAHDVQPTPECDGCASNLLEASRFVLGNA from the coding sequence ATGAACAAGTGCATATTTCTAGATCGTGATGGCGTACTGAATGAAGACCGGACAGATTACGTCTACCGGGTCGAAGATTTCATCATCCCCGATGGCGTTCCTGAAGCACTCCGCATTCTGAAAGAGGCCGGTTATTTGCTCATTGTGATTACCAATCAGGCGGGTATCGCCAAGGGTCTATACACACGCGATGATGTGATGGCCTGTTACAATTATTTGCAGGAGCAATGTGGTCACGTCATCGACGATATTTACTACAGTCCCCACCACCCGGCCTACGACAGCCACTCGTTAACGCGTAAACCCGATTCGCTGCTGCTTGAGAAAGCCATGGCAAAGTATAATATCCTGCCCAACGAATCGTGGATGATTGGCGACGCCCTGCGCGATATGCAGGCGGGCAAACGCGTTGGCGTTCGAACCGTGCGCATCGCCCACGATGTTCAGCCAACACCCGAATGTGATGGTTGCGCGTCAAATCTACTCGAAGCATCTCGGTTTGTATTGGGCAATGCATAA
- a CDS encoding type III PLP-dependent enzyme domain-containing protein → MKTYYDLIDQTFEFPTREFNVENNELMFNNVPLMDIVKEYGTPLKLTYLPKITEHIEHAKLLFKNAMKRYNYKGNYTYCYCTKSSHFRFVLDEVLKNNVHLETSSAYDIQIIRELYKADKVNKSTYIICNGYKRPLYTQYISELLNEGFTNCIPVLDNLKEIEAYENSVTAETVNFGIRIATDEEPNFAFYTSRLGIRYSDVNELYRSKIQPNEKFKLKMLHFFINTGIKDSAYYWSELSRFMYKYCELRKMCPDLDSIDIGGGMPIQTSFQFTYDYQAMIDQIVESIQWICNKNNVPVPHIFTEFGSYTVGESGAVIYKVIDQKLQNDKELWYMIDGSFITQLPDSWGLGQKYIMLSVNNWENPYQKVNLGGLTCDSHDFYNTEAHSADLYLPIFDQEAEDQYIGLFHTGAYQESLGGYGGIQHCLIPAPQHVIVDKDEDGNLRTRLFAPEQNSEVMLKILGYGGAEPGMTELEATEAAEEREENEEVEVSAEN, encoded by the coding sequence ATGAAGACATACTATGACCTGATTGATCAGACATTCGAATTCCCTACGCGGGAGTTCAATGTTGAGAATAACGAACTGATGTTCAACAATGTCCCGCTAATGGATATTGTCAAGGAGTATGGTACGCCACTGAAACTGACGTATTTACCGAAAATCACGGAGCACATTGAACACGCCAAGCTGCTGTTCAAGAATGCCATGAAGCGGTATAATTACAAAGGGAACTACACGTATTGCTATTGTACGAAGTCATCGCACTTCCGGTTTGTGCTCGACGAAGTGCTGAAGAACAACGTACATCTCGAAACGTCGTCAGCGTATGATATCCAGATCATAAGGGAGTTATATAAAGCGGATAAGGTCAACAAGAGTACCTACATTATCTGCAACGGATATAAACGGCCGCTGTATACTCAGTATATTAGTGAACTCCTCAACGAAGGGTTCACGAACTGCATTCCGGTTCTCGATAACCTGAAAGAAATTGAAGCGTACGAAAATTCCGTAACAGCTGAGACAGTCAACTTCGGTATTCGTATTGCTACGGATGAAGAACCCAACTTCGCATTCTATACCTCCCGCCTGGGTATTCGGTATAGTGATGTGAATGAACTGTACCGCAGTAAAATTCAGCCCAACGAGAAGTTCAAGCTTAAAATGCTGCACTTCTTCATTAACACGGGCATTAAAGACAGTGCGTACTACTGGAGCGAGCTGAGCCGGTTTATGTATAAGTACTGCGAACTGCGGAAGATGTGCCCGGACCTCGACTCGATCGATATTGGCGGGGGTATGCCTATTCAAACGTCGTTCCAGTTTACGTACGATTACCAGGCCATGATCGACCAGATTGTGGAAAGCATTCAGTGGATCTGTAATAAGAACAACGTACCGGTACCGCATATTTTCACGGAGTTTGGCTCGTATACTGTGGGCGAAAGCGGGGCAGTGATTTATAAGGTGATCGACCAGAAACTGCAGAATGACAAGGAGCTGTGGTATATGATCGACGGCTCATTCATCACCCAACTGCCTGATTCGTGGGGGCTCGGCCAGAAATACATCATGCTGTCGGTCAACAACTGGGAAAATCCGTACCAGAAAGTCAACCTCGGCGGCCTGACGTGCGACTCACACGATTTCTACAATACCGAAGCGCACAGTGCCGATTTGTACCTGCCCATTTTCGATCAGGAAGCCGAAGATCAGTACATTGGTCTGTTCCACACGGGTGCCTATCAGGAATCGCTGGGCGGCTACGGTGGTATCCAGCATTGCCTGATTCCGGCGCCCCAGCACGTTATCGTTGACAAAGACGAAGATGGTAATCTACGGACTCGTTTGTTTGCTCCGGAGCAGAACAGTGAGGTTATGCTTAAAATTCTGGGCTATGGCGGAGCTGAGCCCGGTATGACAGAGCTGGAGGCAACAGAAGCAGCTGAAGAGCGCGAGGAAAACGAAGAAGTCGAAGTTAGCGCCGAAAATTAG